One genomic region from Candidatus Caldarchaeum subterraneum encodes:
- a CDS encoding phosphate regulatory protein, with the protein MPYVRRVQRVGSGTLTVSLPRKWVERSGLKPGDPVSIIELSDAALKLETKIERAPLHTVFTLDASKIRDKALLSRLVIGAYLQGFEEINIISGEGVSEEVQAAVASTIDMLPGVEIVEQSTRRVVIQSFLDPSKFPVQGIIKRMQVMLTMGINNLIEALKEGRKEALNDIAKMETKVDELYFLCIRQIFFNVKREVWGEEASDPYIAAIGDRLVVRALEEVADSLKLTAAEVQKLLGTKLSPSLVNKLVKLLESIQVLFGKTMKAFLSLDINLANEVIEVTAKQYGEEMAFNDIFSHGVSDLATAVSLRNFVYNVISMARNCKIIAEVTMNRFVRTPSKLVTVESV; encoded by the coding sequence ATGCCGTACGTAAGAAGAGTTCAGAGAGTAGGGTCTGGAACGTTGACGGTCTCGCTTCCACGCAAGTGGGTTGAGAGGTCGGGGCTGAAGCCAGGAGACCCTGTGTCGATAATCGAGCTGTCAGACGCGGCGCTGAAGCTTGAGACAAAGATAGAGCGCGCGCCTCTGCACACCGTCTTCACCCTCGACGCCTCGAAAATAAGAGATAAAGCGCTTCTCAGCAGGCTTGTGATAGGAGCTTATCTGCAGGGCTTTGAGGAGATAAACATCATCTCAGGTGAAGGGGTTTCTGAAGAGGTTCAAGCCGCGGTCGCCTCGACGATAGACATGCTTCCCGGTGTGGAGATTGTTGAGCAGTCGACGCGGCGGGTTGTCATACAGTCTTTCCTAGACCCCAGCAAGTTCCCGGTGCAGGGCATAATCAAGCGGATGCAGGTGATGCTAACGATGGGGATAAACAACCTGATAGAAGCGCTTAAAGAAGGTAGGAAAGAGGCTTTGAACGACATAGCGAAGATGGAGACCAAGGTGGATGAGCTCTATTTTCTCTGCATCAGGCAGATTTTCTTCAACGTGAAGAGGGAGGTTTGGGGTGAAGAGGCCTCCGACCCATACATAGCCGCTATAGGCGACAGGCTAGTGGTCCGAGCACTAGAGGAGGTTGCCGACTCACTCAAGCTAACAGCCGCTGAGGTCCAGAAGCTTCTCGGCACAAAACTCTCCCCATCACTCGTCAACAAACTCGTCAAACTACTCGAATCTATTCAGGTGCTCTTCGGCAAAACCATGAAAGCTTTTCTCTCCCTCGACATCAACCTCGCCAACGAGGTGATAGAGGTCACGGCCAAGCAGTATGGTGAAGAGATGGCGTTCAACGACATTTTCTCGCACGGCGTCAGCGACTTGGCGACAGCTGTTAGCCTCCGCAACTTTGTATACAACGTCATCAGCATGGCGCGCAACTGCAAAATCATAGCTGAAGTGACGATGAACAGGTTCGTGAGAACCCCGTCTAAACTCGTGACGGTTGAGAGTGTTTAA
- a CDS encoding thiamine biosynthesis protein ThiI produces METAVVIHHSEIALKGRKRGYFETKLVDNIKYVLGRGTPVYRDENRLAIIADNLVPEEAVEKLRKIFGIHSIGIGVRVEPTVDEIENAVHHVVEKESLTSLCLEVKRSYKGHPFTSQELRRMLATSLVQRGLQISKDSGQLMRVEVTEKNAYVYARVVRGFGGLPVDSSGRVLSLISGGVDSAVASLLLMKRGCRVDFLHLHSYRTSDEAVDEKIGELVEKLTEYNLKSTLYTASFTPFYKHIWDKRTRLEIVLFRRYLLRVAEEIALSRGYRALVLGDSLAQVASQTLPNILAVGQPRIPIFRPLIGLDKSEIIELAQKYGVLETVSKPYKDCCSLIARHQATKADSRSVEREWQLFGLDAAVEKTLQEIEVYRCTLRAGLHKVSPQPMKDVVAEKP; encoded by the coding sequence ATGGAGACCGCTGTCGTAATCCATCACTCTGAAATTGCTTTGAAGGGTAGGAAACGTGGATACTTCGAGACAAAGCTAGTGGACAACATCAAGTATGTGCTGGGGCGTGGGACGCCTGTTTACAGAGACGAGAATAGACTCGCAATCATCGCGGACAACCTTGTTCCAGAAGAGGCGGTGGAAAAACTGCGGAAAATCTTCGGCATACACAGCATCGGAATAGGTGTCCGAGTGGAGCCGACAGTGGATGAGATTGAGAACGCTGTTCATCATGTTGTTGAGAAGGAGAGTTTGACATCGCTATGTCTTGAGGTCAAAAGGTCATACAAAGGTCATCCCTTCACTTCGCAGGAACTGCGTAGAATGCTTGCCACATCACTCGTTCAGCGAGGTCTTCAGATATCTAAGGACTCTGGGCAATTGATGAGGGTTGAGGTCACCGAGAAGAACGCTTATGTCTATGCACGTGTCGTGAGGGGTTTCGGGGGCCTGCCTGTTGACAGCAGCGGCAGAGTTCTTTCCCTTATATCCGGGGGAGTTGACTCAGCGGTTGCGTCGCTTCTGCTCATGAAACGGGGCTGCCGAGTTGATTTCCTTCATCTACACAGCTACAGAACCTCGGATGAGGCGGTGGACGAAAAGATAGGCGAGTTAGTTGAGAAGCTCACCGAATACAACCTCAAATCCACACTCTACACGGCGAGCTTCACCCCATTCTACAAACACATCTGGGATAAGAGAACAAGGTTGGAAATTGTTCTTTTCCGCAGGTATCTTTTACGGGTTGCTGAAGAAATCGCGTTGTCCCGTGGATACCGTGCACTTGTGCTGGGAGATAGCCTCGCTCAAGTGGCCTCCCAAACCCTGCCAAACATATTAGCTGTTGGTCAGCCGCGAATACCAATTTTCAGGCCTCTTATTGGCCTAGATAAATCAGAGATCATAGAGTTGGCTCAGAAATATGGCGTCTTAGAGACCGTTTCCAAGCCATACAAGGATTGCTGCTCATTAATAGCACGGCATCAAGCCACCAAGGCGGACAGCCGCTCTGTTGAAAGAGAGTGGCAGCTTTTTGGATTAGATGCAGCGGTTGAGAAAACCCTTCAAGAGATAGAGGTTTATAGATGCACGTTAAGAGCAGGTCTGCACAAGGTTTCTCCACAGCCCATGAAAGACGTGGTTGCGGAAAAACCATAA
- a CDS encoding betaine-aldehyde dehydrogenase yields the protein MRINLFVDGEEVPPSSGKYLERHDPGDESNVIGLVADGFEDVDAAVDAARRAFDKDAGGWVSDYRLRMRVLLKAAELLRQNLDSLARMESLFAGKTIRTSRMSDIPRAAELLEYYAGLADKVLGTSQILRTGDLISIVKQPVGVVAAIVPWNFPLVILCRQVAPALAVGCTVVAKPSSLTPATALELAKILDKAGAPKGVFNVVTGGGETVGDKLLKSEKVDLVNFTGSTSVGRNIMQKASSHLKRVVLELGGKNPNIVFEDADLERAANAVVYGAYANNGESCAAGSRLLVHSRVRKQFVEMVVERVKRIRVGYQLDERSDMGPLVSKGQLETVLEYVGAAASEGLKIACGGERMTEGFYSRGNYMQPTVIDDTPPESRLFQEEIFGPVLTVTEFRDEDEAVEMANATIYGLAAGVWSSDPGRALRVASRVKAGAVWINTYYTLPVEMPWGGFKQSGIGRNNTVLAIEHYLEPKGVYVDTQQGSMRPYYRLVLGE from the coding sequence TTGAGGATAAATTTGTTTGTGGATGGTGAGGAGGTGCCGCCTTCCTCGGGGAAATATTTGGAGAGACATGACCCAGGTGACGAGTCCAACGTCATAGGGCTTGTCGCAGACGGGTTTGAAGATGTTGATGCGGCTGTTGATGCGGCGCGTAGGGCCTTTGACAAAGATGCTGGTGGATGGGTGTCTGACTACAGGCTGCGGATGCGTGTCCTCTTGAAGGCGGCTGAGCTTCTCCGCCAAAACCTCGACAGCTTAGCAAGGATGGAGAGCCTCTTCGCCGGAAAAACAATACGCACAAGCCGGATGAGCGACATTCCAAGGGCTGCGGAGCTTCTTGAATACTACGCCGGCCTGGCTGACAAGGTCCTCGGAACAAGCCAGATACTTCGCACAGGAGACCTCATCTCCATCGTGAAGCAGCCTGTGGGAGTTGTCGCAGCAATCGTGCCGTGGAACTTTCCACTCGTCATACTCTGTAGACAAGTGGCACCCGCTCTCGCCGTGGGCTGCACAGTAGTGGCCAAACCATCCTCCCTCACACCCGCAACAGCCCTAGAGCTGGCGAAGATACTGGACAAAGCCGGGGCCCCGAAAGGCGTCTTCAACGTTGTTACCGGAGGAGGGGAGACGGTGGGGGACAAGCTATTGAAGAGCGAGAAGGTTGACTTGGTGAACTTTACAGGCTCAACTTCTGTGGGGAGGAACATTATGCAGAAGGCCTCTTCTCATCTTAAACGGGTTGTTCTGGAGCTCGGCGGCAAAAACCCCAACATAGTTTTTGAGGACGCCGACCTTGAGAGAGCCGCTAACGCGGTTGTTTACGGTGCTTATGCTAACAACGGTGAATCATGTGCAGCGGGCTCACGTCTCCTTGTCCACAGCAGGGTTAGGAAACAGTTTGTCGAGATGGTTGTTGAACGTGTGAAGCGGATACGTGTCGGCTATCAGCTGGATGAGCGGAGCGACATGGGGCCGCTGGTGAGCAAAGGGCAGCTCGAGACTGTTCTCGAATATGTTGGCGCAGCTGCTTCAGAGGGGTTGAAAATAGCGTGCGGCGGTGAGAGGATGACTGAGGGCTTCTATTCTCGGGGAAACTATATGCAGCCCACTGTGATAGACGATACTCCGCCGGAGAGCAGGCTCTTTCAGGAGGAGATTTTTGGCCCAGTTCTGACTGTGACCGAGTTCAGGGATGAGGACGAGGCGGTGGAAATGGCTAACGCTACAATCTATGGCCTGGCGGCTGGTGTGTGGAGCAGCGACCCAGGCCGAGCCTTAAGAGTTGCCTCGAGGGTGAAGGCTGGCGCCGTCTGGATAAACACCTACTACACACTTCCCGTCGAGATGCCTTGGGGCGGATTCAAACAGTCGGGCATAGGGCGAAACAACACTGTTCTCGCCATAGAACACTATCTTGAGCCTAAAGGCGTCTACGTCGACACGCAGCAAGGCTCCATGAGACCATACTACAGGCTGGTGCTCGGAGAATGA
- a CDS encoding multiple antibiotic resistance protein, with the protein MEAEVFLELLKAVVALFIIVDPVGVLPFVVSLTGGLSSHERRRLVDRSVVVGTVLLLVFSIGGQGVLWVLGIDLSSFTVAGGLLLLILAVRILVQGGEGWGTQGKSSGIFPLAFPLLAGPGAITTVIFSINALGIPYSIIPVLIVMGLTWLILRSIEPMLKIIGESGADAVARIMSVFVAAIGVQYIVSGLAEMSSLL; encoded by the coding sequence GTGGAGGCAGAGGTTTTTCTGGAGCTTCTCAAGGCTGTGGTGGCTTTGTTCATCATCGTCGACCCAGTTGGTGTTCTCCCGTTTGTCGTCTCGCTGACCGGCGGCCTTTCCTCCCATGAGAGGAGGCGTCTGGTCGACCGCTCGGTTGTCGTGGGAACTGTTCTGCTTCTGGTTTTCTCCATCGGTGGGCAGGGTGTTCTCTGGGTCCTCGGCATCGACTTGTCAAGCTTCACGGTGGCCGGAGGCCTTCTCCTGCTGATTCTCGCTGTGCGTATTCTTGTTCAGGGTGGCGAGGGCTGGGGTACACAGGGCAAGTCATCAGGCATATTCCCGCTAGCTTTCCCGCTTCTCGCGGGGCCCGGCGCCATAACCACGGTCATCTTCTCCATCAACGCCCTCGGCATCCCATACTCGATAATCCCCGTCCTCATCGTAATGGGGTTGACGTGGCTTATTCTCCGCAGCATAGAGCCGATGCTAAAGATAATAGGGGAAAGCGGCGCCGACGCCGTCGCACGGATAATGTCCGTCTTCGTGGCGGCTATCGGTGTTCAGTATATTGTCTCAGGTCTGGCGGAAATGTCTTCACTCCTTTAG
- a CDS encoding cytochrome c oxidase subunit III encodes MIESFFARLKGTAIPAEPEKVGGVGFPTAVFLFTEVALFAAGFSSYFVIRLSFPVWPPPGTPHLDDFIPRLQTFMLLFSSLAIEYAVYSVKRDRLGAVLGGVVATALFGLGFLVLKLGVEWPHLLFDVGFTPSTGIYASMFYILLGAHGAHVLGGVLALGVVAWRAKLRQFSSTSYGLLESVSIYWHFVHLVWLLLFAFIYEGALTWAAHV; translated from the coding sequence GTGATAGAGAGCTTTTTCGCGAGACTCAAGGGCACGGCAATTCCAGCGGAGCCGGAGAAAGTGGGAGGCGTCGGCTTCCCCACAGCCGTCTTCCTATTCACAGAAGTGGCGCTTTTCGCAGCAGGTTTCAGCAGCTACTTCGTAATCAGATTATCATTCCCGGTTTGGCCACCACCCGGCACACCTCATCTCGATGACTTCATACCACGTCTCCAAACCTTCATGCTGCTCTTCAGCAGCCTCGCCATCGAATACGCGGTCTACTCTGTTAAAAGAGATAGGCTGGGCGCTGTTCTCGGCGGAGTCGTCGCCACGGCGCTCTTCGGCCTAGGATTTCTCGTGCTAAAGCTGGGTGTCGAGTGGCCGCACTTATTGTTTGACGTCGGCTTTACTCCAAGCACCGGGATATATGCATCCATGTTCTACATTCTTCTCGGCGCGCATGGCGCACATGTTTTGGGAGGTGTTCTTGCTCTCGGAGTTGTCGCATGGCGTGCAAAGCTCCGTCAATTCAGCTCCACAAGCTACGGTCTTCTCGAAAGCGTCAGCATCTACTGGCACTTTGTCCACCTTGTCTGGCTTCTACTCTTCGCATTCATATATGAAGGGGCCCTGACATGGGCGGCGCATGTCTGA
- a CDS encoding translation initiation factor eIF-2B produces MKALELVEALKKERRKGSTTLAETVLNIYRTLARESDNLSRDLPKYGELIETARPSMPLVKRFSREVLQRISSPSSEEVLKAVEDVEKTYRSKLNHLVEHAVDKLSGIGSVTTMSHSGTIINILSRLEGLRRVNVLESRPLREGVLMAAALRNSCMVVVYVDAAVAYAVERSDAVVVGADALYPDGSFSAKVGVKPLAATAKLLGKPFHVAVDTWKLAEEFVNEMGPSTDVDEQMPAENPVFEKVPPDLIDFYLTDLGALTPAMLVKRLPHTRKSRENH; encoded by the coding sequence TTGAAAGCATTAGAGCTAGTTGAGGCCCTGAAGAAAGAGAGGCGAAAAGGCTCAACCACCCTCGCCGAAACAGTACTCAACATCTACAGGACACTTGCCAGAGAGAGCGACAACCTCTCCAGAGACCTGCCAAAATACGGAGAACTCATCGAGACCGCTAGGCCCTCTATGCCTCTCGTGAAACGATTCAGCAGAGAAGTTCTCCAGCGGATAAGCAGCCCCTCCTCCGAAGAGGTTTTGAAGGCGGTTGAAGATGTTGAGAAAACTTATCGCAGCAAGTTAAACCATCTCGTCGAACACGCGGTGGATAAGCTCTCAGGGATAGGCTCGGTCACCACCATGAGCCACAGCGGAACCATCATCAACATACTATCCAGACTTGAGGGTCTTCGTCGGGTGAATGTGCTAGAGTCGCGGCCTCTCCGAGAAGGCGTTTTGATGGCCGCTGCTCTGAGGAATAGTTGCATGGTTGTGGTTTATGTAGACGCCGCCGTGGCTTACGCCGTTGAACGGTCTGATGCCGTGGTAGTCGGAGCCGACGCCCTTTACCCCGATGGCTCATTCTCCGCCAAGGTCGGTGTAAAACCTCTCGCCGCAACAGCCAAGCTGTTGGGAAAACCTTTCCATGTCGCGGTCGACACATGGAAGCTTGCCGAAGAGTTCGTCAACGAGATGGGGCCATCAACAGATGTTGATGAACAAATGCCCGCCGAAAACCCGGTTTTTGAAAAGGTTCCACCCGACCTCATCGACTTTTATCTAACAGACTTGGGCGCCCTAACCCCAGCCATGCTCGTGAAACGTTTGCCGCATACCCGAAAATCACGGGAAAACCATTAA
- a CDS encoding alcohol dehydrogenase has protein sequence MKAVVLAEQGGPEVLRVKEVEEKKPRRNEVLVKLEAAGMNRIDIWVRSGVYKIPLPRIPGADGAGVVEEVGEDVTGFSKGDRVLINPALTCGTCRFCQRGWDSLCENHRLLGHGADGTYAEKITLPANNLHKIPEELSTTQAGCIMVTYATAWHALVTRGGITPGSTVLVIGGGSGVGISAIQLAKLLGCTVITTVGEDWKAEKAYKIGADYVINRRKQSVSEAVNKFTHGTGVDLVLEHAGQAIWEEAVKSLAPGGKMVYLGATTGENASINIRYTYRRQTSLLGSYGWNKSEIPQVLQLFEKGKLRPIIHTTFPLTEAEEAHKLMESDNFFGKIVLLP, from the coding sequence ATGAAAGCTGTCGTTCTCGCGGAGCAGGGCGGACCCGAGGTTCTCCGCGTCAAAGAAGTTGAGGAGAAAAAACCGCGGCGAAACGAGGTTCTGGTGAAGCTTGAAGCCGCTGGAATGAACCGAATAGACATCTGGGTGCGCAGCGGTGTCTACAAGATTCCGCTTCCACGTATACCGGGAGCAGATGGCGCAGGCGTAGTAGAGGAGGTGGGCGAAGATGTCACAGGGTTCTCCAAGGGTGACAGAGTCCTCATCAACCCCGCGCTAACCTGCGGCACCTGCCGCTTCTGCCAACGTGGATGGGACTCGCTATGCGAAAACCATCGACTCCTAGGACATGGAGCAGACGGAACCTATGCCGAGAAAATAACCCTACCCGCAAACAACCTCCACAAAATACCCGAGGAGCTAAGCACCACGCAGGCAGGATGCATCATGGTGACCTATGCAACCGCATGGCATGCTCTAGTAACAAGAGGCGGCATAACACCCGGCTCAACAGTCCTGGTCATAGGAGGAGGCAGCGGCGTCGGAATATCCGCCATACAGCTCGCCAAACTCCTCGGCTGCACAGTCATAACCACCGTGGGCGAAGACTGGAAAGCTGAAAAAGCCTACAAAATAGGCGCCGACTACGTAATCAACCGCCGCAAACAAAGTGTTAGCGAGGCTGTGAACAAGTTTACACATGGCACGGGTGTTGACCTAGTGCTGGAGCACGCCGGCCAAGCCATTTGGGAAGAGGCTGTAAAAAGCCTCGCACCGGGTGGAAAAATGGTCTACCTCGGCGCCACAACAGGCGAAAACGCGTCAATCAACATCCGCTACACCTACCGTCGGCAAACAAGCCTGCTCGGCAGCTACGGATGGAATAAGAGTGAAATACCGCAGGTTCTCCAGCTCTTCGAGAAAGGCAAGCTACGGCCCATCATACACACAACCTTCCCCCTCACCGAGGCAGAGGAAGCCCACAAACTCATGGAGTCGGACAACTTCTTCGGAAAAATAGTCCTCCTCCCTTGA
- a CDS encoding amidohydrolase, translating to MGIRVAVIQPKTTNNFTKNLENIKTLLNKVSPHEPDLVTLPEAWQHSNTLAAANQLAEQENLVLDILAKQAQEMNAVIVGGGLVVHRGDGFRMAAPVIAPDGSVMGWQEKIHLHKSEQLLFKRGESIQVFKHKDICFGVQICLDIAFPEISRIMALRGAELIINPSHMPSRAVEPWHDYMRARCLENRVTAAGANVWTLAGGSVIMDLVKVGGTIYHVKEHVAQDGEAIIVGELEPEKLRGPRLERLASRIPSLYSELVDWRQTIFYGTE from the coding sequence ATGGGAATCCGCGTCGCAGTAATACAGCCCAAAACCACAAACAATTTCACCAAAAACCTCGAAAACATCAAAACACTTCTCAACAAAGTCTCCCCACATGAGCCAGACCTCGTAACCCTACCCGAAGCCTGGCAACACTCAAACACCCTAGCAGCAGCTAACCAATTGGCTGAGCAAGAGAACCTGGTCCTAGATATCCTAGCCAAACAAGCCCAGGAGATGAACGCGGTCATAGTGGGCGGCGGCCTAGTCGTGCATAGAGGCGACGGATTCAGGATGGCCGCTCCAGTCATAGCCCCCGACGGCTCAGTCATGGGCTGGCAGGAGAAAATTCACCTTCACAAGTCCGAGCAACTCCTCTTCAAACGAGGAGAAAGCATCCAGGTCTTCAAGCATAAGGACATATGCTTCGGCGTCCAGATATGCCTCGACATCGCCTTCCCCGAAATCTCCCGCATAATGGCGCTACGAGGCGCCGAGCTAATTATCAACCCCTCGCATATGCCATCCCGCGCCGTTGAGCCATGGCATGACTACATGCGTGCACGATGCCTCGAAAACCGTGTGACAGCCGCCGGCGCAAACGTATGGACTCTCGCAGGAGGCTCGGTCATCATGGACCTCGTCAAAGTCGGAGGCACAATATATCATGTAAAGGAACATGTTGCACAAGACGGTGAAGCAATCATCGTCGGAGAACTGGAGCCTGAGAAACTCCGTGGCCCGAGACTGGAAAGACTGGCATCACGCATCCCCAGCCTATACTCGGAGCTCGTCGACTGGAGGCAAACCATATTTTACGGCACAGAGTGA
- a CDS encoding deoxyribonuclease IV — protein sequence MIAMLLGAHVSISGAIHLAIDRASQLGCTTFQIFTRNPRGWTYTKLKQSEVEEFIRKFRQAGYTVAMAHMPYLPNIASPKKLIYEKSVKSLISEVERCGQLGINLLVVHIGSHLGAGIEKGIENVAKAVNTALEKVDNNVKILLENMAGQRNSCGSRFEDIAQILSKIKNKSRVGVCLDTCHLYAAGYDIKTRAAVEATLSKFDEIVGLEKLHAIHLNDSKGGLGSGLDRHEHIGKGYIGDEGFKAFINHPSIRDKPMVIETPEDEAGDYSTDLKKLRSLYQA from the coding sequence ATGATAGCTATGCTTCTGGGGGCTCATGTCTCCATCTCAGGCGCCATCCACCTAGCCATAGACAGAGCATCCCAGCTGGGATGCACAACTTTTCAAATATTCACACGCAACCCACGGGGCTGGACCTACACCAAGCTCAAACAATCAGAGGTTGAAGAATTCATCCGAAAGTTCCGCCAGGCAGGCTACACAGTCGCCATGGCCCACATGCCCTACCTACCCAACATCGCATCACCCAAAAAACTCATCTACGAAAAATCAGTCAAATCACTCATCTCAGAGGTCGAGAGATGCGGCCAACTCGGCATAAACCTCCTAGTGGTCCACATCGGAAGCCACCTCGGCGCAGGCATAGAAAAAGGCATCGAAAACGTCGCCAAAGCAGTCAACACAGCCCTCGAAAAAGTGGACAACAACGTCAAAATACTGCTGGAAAACATGGCTGGTCAGCGTAACTCATGCGGCTCACGCTTCGAAGACATCGCACAAATCCTCTCAAAAATCAAGAACAAGTCAAGGGTCGGCGTCTGCCTAGACACCTGCCACCTCTACGCCGCAGGCTACGACATCAAAACCCGTGCAGCAGTCGAAGCCACCCTCTCAAAGTTCGACGAAATAGTCGGCCTCGAGAAACTCCACGCCATACATCTAAACGACTCTAAAGGCGGCCTCGGAAGCGGCCTCGACCGCCACGAACACATCGGAAAAGGATACATCGGCGACGAAGGCTTCAAAGCATTCATCAACCACCCAAGCATAAGAGACAAACCCATGGTCATCGAAACACCCGAAGACGAGGCGGGCGACTACTCAACAGACCTCAAAAAACTACGAAGCCTCTACCAAGCATAA